In a single window of the Deltaproteobacteria bacterium genome:
- a CDS encoding nucleotidyltransferase domain-containing protein — protein MDKNSVLEIIHRFKKAIESRDVTIKQIILFGSFKDGTFREDSDIDLVVISDDFDGMGYWQRIDLLSEAIYEIFEPIEAVAITSDEWNRREFPVADYACNGEVVYAAA, from the coding sequence ATGGATAAGAACTCAGTATTAGAAATAATTCATCGTTTCAAAAAGGCCATTGAATCCAGGGATGTCACGATAAAACAGATAATCCTTTTCGGATCATTTAAAGACGGAACATTTAGAGAGGATAGCGATATTGATCTTGTCGTCATATCCGATGACTTCGATGGAATGGGTTACTGGCAGAGGATCGATTTACTTTCCGAGGCGATTTATGAGATATTTGAACCCATCGAGGCTGTGGCTATAACTTCCGATGAATGGAACAGAAGAGAATTTCCTGTTGCCGATTACGCCTGCAATGGCGAGGTAGTTTACGCAGCGGCGTAA
- a CDS encoding cysteine rich repeat-containing protein, with the protein MKKIDRFYFVTMVVGLLCLGLMLYTNASAAVKNPCSEDIEKFCKNVKPGPRAIMNCLEEHESELSNACKEYEAKLEGPRVERKEEIREKIKFRQACKADVIKFCKDIDPVPGGIEKCLNEHKNELSTSCSESIKALKEEKKKKE; encoded by the coding sequence ATGAAAAAGATTGACAGGTTTTATTTTGTAACCATGGTAGTTGGCCTTCTCTGCCTGGGCTTGATGCTCTATACTAATGCATCCGCAGCGGTTAAAAACCCATGCTCCGAAGATATCGAGAAGTTCTGCAAAAACGTCAAACCCGGCCCGAGAGCCATCATGAATTGTCTTGAGGAGCATGAAAGCGAGCTATCCAACGCGTGCAAAGAATACGAAGCGAAGTTGGAAGGACCAAGAGTAGAAAGGAAAGAAGAAATAAGGGAAAAGATAAAGTTTCGTCAGGCCTGTAAGGCAGATGTTATCAAATTCTGCAAGGATATCGACCCCGTACCGGGCGGGATTGAAAAATGCCTGAATGAGCATAAGAATGAATTATCCACCTCGTGCAGTGAAAGTATAAAAGCTCTGAAGGAAGAGAAAAAGAAAAAAGAATAA
- a CDS encoding class I SAM-dependent methyltransferase produces MNKLFDLLFYRKRVCPWWICFTFDNVLRTLFHDPNQILRPYINEGNVVLDIGPGMGYFTIPMAKMVGENGRVIAADIQEKMLSHLNKRAIRSCVQQRIDLQLCSSDSLGINRSVDFILAFWMLHEVPYKQRFLAELLSLLKDKGGFLLVEPKIHTTKADFEETVHLALQAGFTLYENPKISLSRCALFKKAKK; encoded by the coding sequence ATGAATAAATTATTCGACCTCCTTTTTTATAGGAAGCGTGTGTGTCCATGGTGGATATGTTTCACCTTTGACAATGTTCTTCGCACGCTGTTCCATGATCCGAATCAAATACTTCGTCCGTATATAAATGAAGGAAACGTGGTCTTGGACATTGGACCGGGGATGGGCTATTTTACAATACCCATGGCAAAGATGGTTGGTGAAAACGGTCGCGTAATTGCGGCGGACATTCAGGAAAAAATGCTCTCCCATCTTAACAAACGGGCGATACGTTCATGTGTGCAGCAGCGCATTGATTTGCAGTTGTGTTCTTCAGATTCGTTAGGCATCAATCGTAGTGTAGACTTTATTCTGGCGTTTTGGATGCTGCACGAAGTACCGTATAAACAGCGATTTTTGGCTGAACTGCTCTCTTTGCTGAAAGATAAGGGAGGTTTTCTCCTGGTTGAACCGAAAATTCATACTACAAAAGCAGACTTTGAAGAAACAGTGCATTTGGCTTTGCAGGCAGGATTTACACTGTACGAGAATCCTAAGATTTCCTTGAGTCGATGCGCCTTGTTTAAAAAAGCCAAAAAATAA
- a CDS encoding acetolactate synthase large subunit, translated as MKASDLFVKQLEEEGVEYVFGLPGEENLDFLESLRTASIKVIITRHEQTAAFMAATYGRLTGKAGVCFSTLGPGATNLVTGVAHAQLIGAPLVSISGQKPLRANWQARFQLIDVVNLMRPITKDSVSIIDPDTIPTIVRNAFKLAQAERPGAVHIELPEDVAASKTDSQVQKRGYMRRSAPDFEAIARAAELINKAQRPLIILSSGANRNLVNRQLKQFVEKTGIYAIHTQMGKGVLSDESGYSLFTAGIHRRDYVNCGIDRADLIITIGYNIVEYPPYVWNRDLSKKIINIDFAEAEIDKYYNPDIDIIGDISSSLKQLGEMITARENDETFKAVREFLNRKLSLDFKRQYPLTPQEVVGRVREALSHEDILTLDNGIYKLWFSRLYRTYKPNTILMDNALATMGAGLPAGITAKMLCPDRNVLAVVGDGGFMMNSRELETALRYNVPLVVLVLNDNAFGFVKWEQQSKGFPGFALDYSNPDFVKYAESYGAVGIKVKEGDDLSRLLLNAFSLKKPVLIECPIDYSVNYETFSKELANVVCES; from the coding sequence ATGAAAGCGTCTGATCTATTTGTGAAACAGCTCGAAGAGGAGGGAGTGGAATACGTATTCGGTCTGCCGGGAGAGGAAAATCTTGACTTCCTCGAATCTCTCCGCACAGCGTCGATCAAGGTGATCATTACACGTCACGAGCAGACCGCTGCGTTCATGGCTGCAACCTATGGAAGGCTCACCGGAAAAGCCGGCGTTTGCTTCTCGACGCTGGGGCCCGGGGCAACGAACCTTGTGACCGGCGTTGCCCACGCACAGCTTATCGGTGCGCCGCTTGTTTCGATCTCCGGTCAGAAGCCGCTCAGGGCGAACTGGCAGGCCCGTTTCCAACTCATTGACGTGGTGAACCTGATGAGGCCCATAACCAAGGACTCGGTCTCCATCATCGATCCGGATACCATCCCCACCATTGTGCGGAATGCCTTCAAACTGGCACAGGCGGAACGACCCGGAGCAGTGCACATTGAGCTGCCGGAGGATGTAGCAGCAAGCAAAACAGATTCGCAGGTGCAGAAACGGGGATACATGCGAAGGTCGGCGCCGGATTTCGAGGCAATCGCCCGGGCGGCTGAGCTTATTAACAAAGCGCAGCGCCCCCTGATCATCCTCTCGTCCGGAGCAAACAGAAACCTGGTCAACCGGCAATTGAAGCAGTTCGTTGAGAAGACGGGCATCTATGCGATACACACACAGATGGGGAAGGGCGTTCTGAGTGATGAATCGGGATACAGCCTCTTCACCGCGGGTATCCACCGGCGCGATTACGTGAATTGCGGGATCGACCGCGCCGATCTCATCATCACGATCGGGTACAATATCGTCGAATATCCGCCGTACGTCTGGAACAGGGATCTCAGCAAGAAGATCATCAATATCGACTTCGCCGAAGCAGAGATAGACAAATACTACAATCCCGATATCGACATAATCGGCGATATCTCCTCCTCACTGAAGCAACTCGGGGAGATGATCACCGCAAGGGAAAACGACGAGACGTTCAAGGCTGTGCGTGAATTCCTGAACCGGAAGCTGTCGCTTGATTTCAAAAGGCAGTATCCATTGACGCCGCAGGAGGTCGTGGGGCGTGTACGGGAAGCGCTGTCGCATGAGGACATCCTGACGCTTGACAACGGAATTTATAAGCTGTGGTTCTCCCGGCTCTATCGAACATACAAACCGAACACGATCCTGATGGACAATGCACTGGCGACGATGGGCGCAGGGCTTCCCGCGGGCATTACGGCAAAAATGCTCTGTCCCGATCGAAACGTGCTGGCAGTGGTGGGAGACGGGGGATTTATGATGAACTCCCGGGAGCTTGAGACCGCCCTGCGGTATAACGTTCCCCTCGTTGTCCTGGTCTTGAACGATAATGCCTTCGGGTTCGTCAAGTGGGAACAGCAGAGCAAGGGATTTCCGGGATTCGCTCTCGATTATTCGAATCCGGATTTCGTGAAGTATGCCGAAAGCTATGGGGCCGTGGGCATAAAGGTGAAGGAGGGAGACGACCTGTCGAGACTCTTGCTTAATGCTTTTTCGCTGAAGAAACCCGTCCTTATCGAATGCCCGATTGATTATTCAGTCAACTACGAGACGTTCTCAAAAGAGCTCGCGAATGTTGTGTGCGAGAGCTAA
- a CDS encoding citrate/2-methylcitrate synthase, whose amino-acid sequence MENKPYSKGLEGVVVDESRICKIDGTKGKLYYRGYSIEDLAAYSNYEEVCYLLLYEKLPTAAELKDFSQRMRESRPLVPPVLDMIRSFPASAHPMELLQSSVSYLSGYVKHRIEHSATCNCRDTLSQVSQLAGVVAAYGRYRENKKYVAPRMDLSHGANFLYMLHGAEPEPLEGEIMDKCLLIHAEHDFNASTFAARVVASTLSTCYCSISSAIGALYGSLHGGANQRVIEMAEEIGDKNNVAAWMEKALAQKRKVMGMGHREYKAKDPRANIIQKYLVQLSEKKQDFRYYEILQEVEKVFRGKMETAGKPIYPNVDFYSGAVYRLLGIPAILFTPIFAVGRVAGWLAHILEQRSDNRIYRPESLWTGPEPRDYIPIEKR is encoded by the coding sequence ATGGAAAACAAACCATATTCCAAAGGTCTTGAAGGGGTAGTGGTTGATGAAAGCCGTATTTGTAAAATCGATGGCACGAAAGGAAAACTTTACTATCGGGGCTACTCCATAGAGGATCTTGCTGCCTACTCAAACTACGAGGAAGTGTGCTACCTGCTTCTCTATGAGAAGCTTCCGACTGCCGCTGAGCTGAAGGATTTCTCTCAGCGTATGCGGGAAAGCCGCCCCCTGGTCCCGCCGGTACTGGATATGATACGGTCTTTCCCTGCCTCTGCCCATCCCATGGAATTATTGCAATCATCTGTTTCCTACTTGAGCGGATATGTAAAACACCGCATCGAGCATTCCGCCACCTGCAACTGCCGCGATACACTGTCTCAGGTATCACAGCTTGCCGGCGTTGTTGCCGCGTATGGCCGCTATCGGGAAAACAAGAAATATGTCGCACCGCGCATGGACCTCTCGCACGGGGCCAATTTCTTGTATATGCTCCATGGAGCCGAGCCGGAACCCCTCGAAGGTGAAATCATGGATAAGTGTTTGCTGATCCATGCCGAACATGATTTTAATGCATCCACGTTTGCCGCGCGGGTTGTTGCTTCAACCCTTTCAACCTGCTACTGCAGTATATCGAGCGCCATCGGCGCCCTTTATGGCTCGCTTCATGGTGGGGCAAACCAGCGCGTGATCGAAATGGCCGAGGAAATCGGAGACAAGAATAATGTGGCCGCATGGATGGAAAAAGCCCTTGCCCAGAAGAGGAAGGTAATGGGCATGGGCCACCGTGAGTATAAAGCGAAAGACCCGCGGGCAAACATCATACAAAAATATCTTGTCCAGCTTTCTGAAAAGAAGCAGGACTTTCGGTACTATGAAATTTTGCAGGAAGTTGAAAAAGTATTCCGCGGTAAAATGGAAACTGCCGGTAAGCCCATTTATCCGAATGTGGATTTTTACTCCGGCGCCGTCTATCGCCTGCTGGGTATTCCCGCCATTCTCTTTACCCCGATTTTTGCCGTGGGGAGAGTTGCCGGATGGCTTGCCCATATTCTCGAACAAAGGAGCGACAATCGCATCTATCGTCCGGAAAGCCTGTGGACCGGGCCCGAACCCCGCGACTATATTCCCATTGAAAAACGATAA
- a CDS encoding PAS domain S-box protein, which yields MKDRSRTNVELIEEISVLKQRIQELEQSESVRKQTEEALRESEERFRALSENAPDIIYTMNLLGAITYVNPSWKRILGHDEEEILGRYFIEFTKEEDKRTYRKLFKSIRDEGKSVNNHIGVMLTKEGRERIFNMNSAFNLDSQGRIISVVGSMKDVTEMRDMEKKLNQAQKMESIGTLAGGIAHDFNNLLMGIQGHASLMLLDIDPSHPHYERLKRIEEQVASGADLTKQLLGFARGGRYEVRTTAMNDIIKKTSSMFGRTKKEITIHLKYGKDLWAVEVDRGQMEQVFMNLYVNAWQAMPGGGEIYLETENILLDDERVLPYTIKPGKYVKTSITDTGMGMDEKTRERIFDPFFSTKAMGRGTGLGLATVYGIIKGHEGMINIYSETGHGTTFTIYLPASEKEVVMKKAVDETVLRGTETILLVDDEKMILDVSKEMLEFLGYRIYIAGSGQEAIAVYREKRNDINLVILDMIMPGISGGETFDRLREINPEIRVLLSSGYSINGHAQQILDRGCNGFLQKPFHLEKLSRKVREMLD from the coding sequence ATGAAAGATAGATCCAGGACAAATGTGGAACTGATCGAAGAGATATCCGTCTTAAAACAGAGAATCCAGGAACTGGAACAATCGGAATCAGTGCGCAAACAGACCGAGGAAGCGTTGCGGGAGAGCGAGGAGCGTTTTCGTGCTTTGAGTGAGAACGCGCCGGACATTATCTACACCATGAATCTTTTGGGGGCCATTACATACGTGAATCCATCCTGGAAGCGAATCTTGGGCCATGACGAAGAAGAAATATTGGGACGGTACTTCATTGAATTTACTAAGGAAGAAGACAAGAGAACCTACAGAAAACTATTCAAAAGCATTCGGGACGAAGGGAAATCCGTCAATAATCACATTGGGGTTATGCTAACAAAAGAGGGAAGGGAGCGGATTTTCAATATGAACAGCGCCTTCAACCTGGACTCGCAAGGTCGTATCATAAGCGTCGTGGGTTCCATGAAGGACGTCACTGAAATGAGAGATATGGAGAAGAAGCTCAATCAAGCCCAGAAGATGGAATCAATCGGGACGTTGGCTGGGGGCATCGCCCACGACTTCAACAATCTGCTCATGGGTATCCAGGGGCATGCTTCCTTGATGCTTCTGGATATCGATCCATCCCATCCCCACTATGAGCGGTTGAAGCGTATTGAAGAGCAGGTGGCAAGCGGGGCAGATTTAACGAAGCAACTGTTGGGATTTGCCCGTGGGGGGAGATATGAGGTGAGGACCACCGCCATGAACGATATCATCAAAAAGACCTCCTCCATGTTCGGCAGAACCAAAAAGGAAATCACCATCCATTTAAAATACGGGAAAGATCTCTGGGCCGTTGAGGTTGACCGGGGGCAGATGGAGCAGGTGTTTATGAATCTCTATGTGAACGCCTGGCAGGCAATGCCCGGGGGTGGCGAGATCTATCTGGAAACAGAGAATATTCTTTTGGATGATGAACGGGTGCTTCCCTACACCATCAAGCCGGGGAAATATGTGAAGACATCCATTACCGATACCGGCATGGGGATGGACGAGAAGACAAGGGAGCGGATATTTGATCCTTTTTTCTCGACGAAGGCTATGGGGCGGGGGACGGGACTGGGACTGGCAACGGTTTATGGCATCATCAAGGGTCACGAGGGTATGATCAATATTTACAGTGAGACTGGGCATGGAACGACGTTTACTATCTATCTGCCGGCTTCGGAAAAGGAAGTAGTCATGAAGAAGGCGGTTGACGAAACAGTCCTAAGGGGTACAGAGACGATCCTGCTGGTGGATGATGAAAAAATGATCCTGGATGTGAGCAAGGAAATGCTGGAATTTCTGGGGTACCGGATCTATATTGCCGGAAGCGGTCAGGAGGCGATCGCCGTTTACCGGGAGAAGAGAAACGACATTAACCTGGTGATTCTGGACATGATCATGCCGGGTATATCGGGCGGGGAGACCTTTGATCGGCTCCGGGAGATCAATCCGGAGATCCGGGTTTTACTATCCAGCGGTTACAGCATCAACGGTCATGCTCAGCAGATCCTGGACCGGGGCTGCAACGGTTTCCTCCAGAAGCCCTTTCACCTGGAAAAACTCTCCCGGAAGGTCAGGGAGATGCTGGACTGA